The sequence CGCAAGTTCCGCCAGCTCGGCATCGGCTACGCCAACCTGGGCGCGCTGTTGATGGCCACCGGTCACGCGTACGACTCCGAAGGCGGAAGGGCGCTGGCCGCGTCGATCACGTCGCTGATGACGGCGGTGTCGTACCGGCGGTCGGCGGAGCTGGCCGGTGTCGTGGGGCCGTACGAGGGTTACGCGCGCAACGCCGAGCCGCACCAGCGGGTGATGCGCAAGCACGCTGCGGCCAATGAACTCGTGCGCACCTACCACCACAACGACGCCGCGGTGCGATCGCTGGCGACCCGGGAGTGGGAGCGGGGCATCGAGATCGGGACGGCCAACGGCTGGCGCAACGCGCAGGCCAGCGTTCTCGCACCGACCGGGACCATCGGTTTCATGATGGACTGCGACACCACGGGTATTGAGCCGGACTTCTCGCTGGTGAAGTTCAAGAAGCTCGTCGGCGGTGGGTCCATGCAGATCGTGAACAACGCCGTTCCGCGTGCCCTGCGCGCACTGGGCTACCAGGAGGAGCAGGTCGAAGCGATCGTGGACTACATCGCCGAGCACGGCCACGTCGTCGATGCGCCGGGCTTGCGTCCCGAGCACTACGAGGTGTTCGACTGTGCTGTCGGCGAGCGTTCGATCGCGCCGATGGGCCACGTGCGGATGATGGCGGCCGTGCAGCCGTTCCTGTCCGGCGCGATCTCCAAGACGGTCAACATGCCGGAGTCGGCGACCGTGGAGGACGTCGAGGAGATCTACTTCCAGGGCTGGAAGCTCGGTCTGAAGGCGCTGGCCATCTACCGGGACAACTGCAAGGTCGGCCAGCCGCTGTCCACGGGCAAGAAGGAGAAGTCCGCGCCGGAGCAGAAGGCGGCGGAGAACACCGTCGTCGAGTACCGGCCCGTGCGCAAGCGTCTGCCGAAGAAGCGCCCGAGCCAGACGGTGTCCTTCACTGTCGGCGGAGCCGAGGGCTACCTGACGGCAGGCTCCTACCCGGACGACGGGCTCGGCGAGATCTTCGTCAAGCTCGGCAAACAGGGGTCTACTCTCGCCGGGGTGATGGACGCGTTCTCCATGTCCATCTCCGTGGGACTCCAGTACGGCATTCCGCTCGAGTTCTACGTGCAGAAGTTCCAGAACCTGCGCTTCGAGCCGGCGGGCATGACCGACGACCCGGACGTCAGGATGGCCACGAGCGTGCTGGACTACCTGTTCCGCAGGCTCGCGCTGGACTATCTGCCGTACGAGAAGCGTGCGCAGCTCGGCATCTTCACGGCCGACGAGCGTTCGGCCCAGGTGGAGGCCGAGTACGGCGGCGGCGGTGCGGAGCCGGTGAACGTGGACCTGGACGAGTTGCGCAGCAGTGTCGAGGCGGGTGAGCGGAAGGCCGCGGACGACTCCGCGACGCGAAGTGGCCGGCCTGCCAGGGAGGCGCAGACGACCACCGAGCTGGTCGAGTTGCAGCTCGGCAAGGCTGCCGATGCACCGCTGTGCATGACCTGCGGCACGAAGATGCGCCCTGCGGGGTCGTGCTACGCCTGTGAGGGCTGTGGCGCCACATCCGGCTGCAGCTGACACGCGAAGTTCGAGGGGGAGCCGGCCGACGGGTCGGCTCCCTTTCTTCGTCTCCGCGGTCACGTCTCGATCTCGCGAGGCCGACGCGTGCCGGAAGCGGCAGAAACGCGGTACGACAGGGGTCGGGCGGACGGTGATCGCGCAACCGGATTCCTGCCAGGTGAGAACCACAACCCCTGGCAAGGATCTGCCTGAGAATGCGTTACCGTAGTTTTGAATTGATCAATCCAAAACTACGGAGGAACGCGGTGCCTCGTGCCGTCTACATCCTGTCGCTGGGGATCTTCACCATGGTCACCAGCGAGTTCGCAGTCGCTGGACTGCTGTCCGCTGTGGCAACGGGGCTGGGAGTGTCCGTGCCGCAGGCCGGATACCTCATCACCGCCTTCGCCGCCGCGATGGCGCTCGGCGGGCCCGTGCTGACCATGCTGCTGAGCCGGAGGCCACCGAAACCCGCGCTCCTCACCCTGTTCGTCGTGTTCGGCGCCGGCAACGTTCTCGCGGCCGTCGCACCGAACTACGCCGTGATGTTCGTAGCACGGGTGGTCACCGGCGTCGCCGCGCAGGCGTTCTTCGGCCTCGCCATCTCACTCGCGGCGCAACTCACCAGGCCACAGGTGCGAGGACGGGCCGTGGCGGTGGTCATGAACGGCCTCATGCTCGGCACACTGCTCGGCCTCCCGATGTCCACAGTGGTCGGTGAGAACTTCGGGTGGAGGGCGACGTTCTGGGTGGTCACGGGGCTCGCCGCCGTCGCGGCGATCGCCACCGTCATCGCACTGCCCGCGATCGAGGCGACCGGAGCCGACGACCTTCGCACCCAGCTCGGTGTCTTCCGCTCCCGCACGCTGCTGCTCGCCCTCTGCACGAGCACCCTCGTCATCGGCGCGACCTTCGCGGGCTTCAGCTACTTCCAGCCGATTCTCACCGAGGTCAGCGGCATCGACGGCTCCGTAGTGCCACTCCTGCTCGTCGGATACGGTGCCGCCACGGTCGTGGGGAACATGGTGGTCGGGCGCCTCGCCGACCGCTCCTACGCGATGGTGCAGGTGTGGGGCCTCGCGCTGAACGCCGCGTTTCTCGCGGCCTTCGCGCTGCTCGCCGGCCACGCCGTGTTCGCAGTGCCCGCGATGATGGGCATCGGGCTGGTGGGCGTCACGATGAACCCGGCGATGGTGGTGCGTGTCCATCGCGCAGGCAACGCGAGCCCGCTCGTGAACACCGTCCACGGATCGTTCATCACACTCGGGGTGATGATCGGATCGTTCGCGGGCGGGCTCGCGATCGACCTCGCGGGGTTGAGGGCACCGCTGTGGTTGGGTGCGGTTCTCGCGCTGATCGGTATCGGCACGGTCCTTCCCGAACTCGTCCGGCCTCGCCGGGCCTCCGTGCCCGCGCCGGTCGCGGCGCCGTCGCCCTCGCTGTGCAAGGCTGAGAGCTGAATGAATCCCCAGGACGGGAGCGCCGATGAGCACGGTCGTCGTCACGGGAGGTACCGGAACGGCCGGCAGGGCCGTGGTGAACGCGCTGGTGGCCGCTCACCACGATGTCGTCGTGACGAGCCGCTCGACGTCGTCCGTGCACGGACGTGTCCGGACGGTGCGACTCGACTACGGCTCACCCGCCGACTTGGAAGCCGCCTTCCACGGACCTGACGCGGTCGTGCACTGCGCGACCAGCTTCACCGGCGTTCGCGGCGGGGAGACCGAGCTGGGCAGGCGGGTACTGGCCGGTGCTCGACGCGTGGGCTGCGGGCACGTCGTCTCCATCTCCATCGTCGGCATCGACCGGATACCGCTTCCGTATTACCGGGCCAAACTCGCCACCGAGAAGCTGGTCGAGAACAGCGGTGTCCCGTGGACCATCCTGCGCGCGACGCAGTTCCACGAGCTGGTCACACGGCTGCTCTCAGGGCTGACCCGCCCGCCGCTGGTGCTCGTTCCCGACATTCCTGTGCAACCCGTTGCGGCGGAGGAGGTGGGCGCGCGGCTGGCCGCACTGGCCGCCGCGCGTCCGGCAGGCAGGGTTCCCGACCTCGGCGGGCCGGAGATTACGACCCTGCCCGCTCTGGCGAGGAGCTACGTCGCGGCGATCGGCAGGCGCCGCCGTGTCAGAGCGGTCAGGCTGTTCGGGTCGGTATTCGCGGGATACCACGCCGGACACCATCTCGCGCCGGGCGACGCCACCGGCACGATCACGTACCAGGACCACCTCGACGCGTGGGTTCGGACTCGTCGCTGAGCCGTTGCCACAGGAACTCGAACACGAGAGCCCACATGAAGGCCAGCTGCGCGTTGTCGGCCGCCGCGCCGTGCCCGCCCTCGAGGTTCTCGTAATAGGCCACGTCGTGGTCGTCCGCGTGCATCCTGGCCATCATCTTGCGCGCGTGTGCGGGATGCACGCGGTCGTCCCTCGTGGACGTGACGAACAGCGTCGGCGGATAAGTCCGGCCACTGTGGACGTTGTGATACGGCGAGTAACGGCTCAGGTACGCCCATTCCTCGGGGTCGTCGGGGTCGCCGTACTCCGCCATCCACGACGCCCCTGCCAGCAGTTGGTGATAGCGGCGCATGTCGAGCAGCGGTACCTGACTGACCACGGCGCCCACCAGCTCCGGGTACCGCGTGAGCATGACACCGGTGAGCAGCCCGCCGTTGCTGCCGCCCTGCACACCGAGCAGCTCCGGTGTTGTGATGCCCCTGGCCACCACGTCGCGCGCCACCGCGGCGAAGTCCTCGTAGACCTTGAGCCGGTTGGTCTTGACCACCTGGTTGTGCCAGTCCGGCCCGTACTCGCCGCCGCCACGGAGGTTCGC comes from Saccharomonospora xinjiangensis XJ-54 and encodes:
- a CDS encoding SDR family oxidoreductase gives rise to the protein MSTVVVTGGTGTAGRAVVNALVAAHHDVVVTSRSTSSVHGRVRTVRLDYGSPADLEAAFHGPDAVVHCATSFTGVRGGETELGRRVLAGARRVGCGHVVSISIVGIDRIPLPYYRAKLATEKLVENSGVPWTILRATQFHELVTRLLSGLTRPPLVLVPDIPVQPVAAEEVGARLAALAAARPAGRVPDLGGPEITTLPALARSYVAAIGRRRRVRAVRLFGSVFAGYHAGHHLAPGDATGTITYQDHLDAWVRTRR
- a CDS encoding MFS transporter, with the translated sequence MPRAVYILSLGIFTMVTSEFAVAGLLSAVATGLGVSVPQAGYLITAFAAAMALGGPVLTMLLSRRPPKPALLTLFVVFGAGNVLAAVAPNYAVMFVARVVTGVAAQAFFGLAISLAAQLTRPQVRGRAVAVVMNGLMLGTLLGLPMSTVVGENFGWRATFWVVTGLAAVAAIATVIALPAIEATGADDLRTQLGVFRSRTLLLALCTSTLVIGATFAGFSYFQPILTEVSGIDGSVVPLLLVGYGAATVVGNMVVGRLADRSYAMVQVWGLALNAAFLAAFALLAGHAVFAVPAMMGIGLVGVTMNPAMVVRVHRAGNASPLVNTVHGSFITLGVMIGSFAGGLAIDLAGLRAPLWLGAVLALIGIGTVLPELVRPRRASVPAPVAAPSPSLCKAES
- a CDS encoding vitamin B12-dependent ribonucleotide reductase → MTETVGVGAESSPKPGRKRNGSGARKGLRVQRVYTTEGVHPYDEVRWERRDVVMTNWRDGTVNFEQRGVEFPEFWSVNATNIVTSKYFRGAVGSPERESSLKQLIDRVVKAYVKAGLEHGYFAGSADAEIFEHELTWMLLHQVFSFNSPVWFNVGTSSKQQVSACFILSVDDNMDSILNWYREEGLIFKGGSGAGLNLSRIRSSRELLSSGGTASGPVSFMRGADASAGTIKSGGATRRAAKMVVLDVDHPDVEEFIETKAKEEHKIRVLRDAGFDMDLGGADISSVQYQNANNSVRVSDEFMQAVETGGSFGLRSRTTGEVLENVDAKTLFRKMAQAAWECADPGLQYDDTINDWHTCPESGRITASNPCSEYMHLDNSSCNLASLNLLKFLREDGTFDAELFAKAVELVITAMDISICFADFPTEPIAETTRKFRQLGIGYANLGALLMATGHAYDSEGGRALAASITSLMTAVSYRRSAELAGVVGPYEGYARNAEPHQRVMRKHAAANELVRTYHHNDAAVRSLATREWERGIEIGTANGWRNAQASVLAPTGTIGFMMDCDTTGIEPDFSLVKFKKLVGGGSMQIVNNAVPRALRALGYQEEQVEAIVDYIAEHGHVVDAPGLRPEHYEVFDCAVGERSIAPMGHVRMMAAVQPFLSGAISKTVNMPESATVEDVEEIYFQGWKLGLKALAIYRDNCKVGQPLSTGKKEKSAPEQKAAENTVVEYRPVRKRLPKKRPSQTVSFTVGGAEGYLTAGSYPDDGLGEIFVKLGKQGSTLAGVMDAFSMSISVGLQYGIPLEFYVQKFQNLRFEPAGMTDDPDVRMATSVLDYLFRRLALDYLPYEKRAQLGIFTADERSAQVEAEYGGGGAEPVNVDLDELRSSVEAGERKAADDSATRSGRPAREAQTTTELVELQLGKAADAPLCMTCGTKMRPAGSCYACEGCGATSGCS